In Spirochaeta thermophila DSM 6578, the following proteins share a genomic window:
- a CDS encoding CRISPR-associated endonuclease Cas3'' codes for MEGSSTPVDHSTPGALFVKEQFSQRGKEWEPLGMFLAYPIAGHHTGLPNGKDASDHNLFTRLQKTSPLPPHNLQQVAHLLEVSEDALAHQVERLKRDLGRYLSKTPPDLTLAGMYLYLFVKMLYSALVDADFLDTERFMDPERSRLRGTYPSIETLHARFFGSMERFLEERTSHPSPLDAIRGEIYRACLDAAREPQGFFSLTVPTGGGKTLSSS; via the coding sequence CTGGAAGGTTCATCCACCCCGGTAGACCATTCCACACCCGGAGCCCTTTTCGTAAAAGAGCAGTTCTCCCAGCGTGGGAAGGAGTGGGAACCGCTTGGTATGTTCCTTGCCTACCCGATCGCGGGGCACCATACCGGACTCCCCAATGGGAAAGATGCCTCGGACCACAACCTCTTTACTCGCCTTCAGAAGACCTCCCCTTTACCTCCCCACAACCTCCAGCAGGTGGCACACCTCCTGGAGGTATCCGAAGACGCCCTTGCACACCAGGTAGAAAGGCTGAAGCGAGACCTGGGGAGGTATCTCTCAAAAACCCCTCCGGATCTCACCCTCGCAGGGATGTACCTTTATCTTTTTGTGAAGATGCTCTACTCGGCTCTTGTGGATGCGGATTTTCTCGATACCGAGCGATTTATGGACCCTGAGAGATCACGCCTCAGAGGCACGTATCCATCGATCGAGACGCTCCATGCCCGCTTTTTCGGCTCGATGGAGAGATTTTTGGAGGAGCGCACCTCCCATCCCTCTCCGCTTGATGCCATACGTGGAGAGATCTACCGGGCATGTCTCGATGCGGCCCGAGAGCCCCAGGGCTTCTTCTCCCTTACTGTCCCTACAGGCGGAGGGAAGACCCTCTCATCCTCTTGA
- a CDS encoding histidine triad nucleotide-binding protein, translating to MGDTIFDKIVRKEIPSDVVFEDEVALAFRDINPQAPVHVLVLPKRRAATLTEFTDQDPSYLGEFLKRVSMVAKQLGLEENGFRVVINQGRHGQQSVAYLHVHILGGRQMEWPPG from the coding sequence ATGGGAGACACGATATTCGACAAGATCGTAAGGAAGGAGATCCCCTCGGATGTCGTCTTCGAGGACGAGGTGGCCCTCGCATTCCGCGACATCAACCCTCAGGCCCCGGTGCATGTCCTGGTTCTCCCCAAGCGAAGAGCGGCCACGCTCACCGAGTTCACCGACCAGGACCCCTCCTATCTCGGAGAGTTCCTCAAGCGGGTGAGCATGGTGGCGAAGCAGCTCGGGCTCGAGGAGAACGGCTTCAGGGTGGTGATCAACCAGGGACGGCACGGGCAGCAGAGTGTGGCCTACCTGCACGTGCACATCCTGGGCGGCAGGCAGATGGAGTGGCCCCCCGGCTGA
- the aroA gene encoding 3-phosphoshikimate 1-carboxyvinyltransferase, which yields MEVSVQPGRLSGHIPVPPSKSHTIRALLVAAAAGGTSRIRSPLFSRDTRACMRAVSLLGAVVREEGADLLVEGTGGRFSVPEDVIDVENSGTTLYLAGAMAALIEGGRAVFTGDAQLRRRTAGPLLASLHDLGARAESTRGNGCAPLVIGGPLRGGSTSIACPTSQYLSALLLACPLGKGDSLVEVVELNEHPYIDMTLWWLKAQGVALEREGYDRFRIPGGQCYRAFDLTIPGDYSSATFFLCAAAVTGSTLTLTNLYPDDPQGDREVLDILERMGCTVEVSPERREVTITGGPLSATKVDMTRIPDALPALAVTACYAEGTTRLYNAAHTRLKETDRIAVMAQELSRLGARVEELPDGLLIHGPCPLTGGIVSSHDDHRVAMALAVGALAARAPVTIEGAEATEVTFPEFFSLLEAHRTG from the coding sequence ATGGAGGTCAGCGTCCAGCCGGGACGGCTCTCCGGACACATCCCCGTGCCGCCGTCCAAATCGCACACCATCCGCGCCCTGCTCGTAGCCGCAGCCGCAGGGGGTACGAGCCGCATCCGTAGCCCGCTCTTCTCGCGCGACACGAGGGCCTGCATGAGAGCGGTCTCGCTCCTGGGTGCCGTGGTGAGGGAGGAGGGGGCGGACCTCCTCGTGGAGGGGACCGGAGGACGGTTCTCGGTGCCCGAGGATGTGATAGACGTGGAGAACTCAGGCACCACGCTCTACTTGGCGGGGGCCATGGCCGCCCTCATAGAGGGAGGCCGGGCGGTCTTCACCGGGGATGCGCAGCTGCGGAGGAGGACGGCGGGTCCGCTCCTCGCGAGTCTCCACGACCTGGGTGCGAGGGCGGAGAGCACGCGTGGGAATGGGTGCGCCCCCCTGGTGATAGGAGGGCCTCTACGGGGCGGCAGCACCTCCATCGCGTGTCCCACGAGCCAGTACCTCTCGGCACTGCTCCTCGCCTGCCCGTTGGGGAAGGGGGATTCGCTGGTGGAGGTGGTGGAGCTCAACGAACATCCCTACATCGACATGACGCTCTGGTGGTTGAAGGCCCAGGGAGTGGCACTGGAACGGGAGGGCTATGACCGATTCAGGATTCCCGGGGGACAGTGCTACCGGGCCTTCGATCTCACCATACCCGGCGACTACTCCTCGGCCACGTTCTTCCTGTGCGCCGCGGCCGTCACCGGCTCCACCCTCACCCTCACCAATCTGTATCCGGACGATCCTCAGGGTGACAGAGAGGTGCTCGACATCCTCGAGCGTATGGGCTGCACGGTGGAGGTGTCCCCGGAAAGGAGGGAGGTGACCATCACGGGTGGGCCGCTCTCCGCCACCAAGGTGGACATGACGCGCATCCCCGACGCCCTCCCCGCACTCGCCGTGACCGCCTGCTATGCGGAAGGCACCACACGGCTCTACAACGCGGCCCACACGCGGCTCAAGGAGACCGACAGGATTGCGGTGATGGCGCAGGAGCTTTCGCGCCTCGGAGCGCGCGTGGAAGAGCTCCCCGACGGGCTCCTCATCCACGGTCCCTGCCCGCTCACCGGCGGAATCGTCTCGAGCCACGACGACCACCGGGTGGCCATGGCCTTGGCCGTGGGGGCTCTTGCGGCACGGGCTCCGGTCACCATAGAGGGGGCGGAGGCGACGGAGGTGACCTTTCCGGAGTTCTTCTCCCTCCTCGAAGCGCACCGCACGGGGTGA
- a CDS encoding PTS sugar transporter subunit IIA — protein MTFSRYLSHDRVVFLSARSKDEALKALVSRLAGAVSPFEPDDLLERLHEREGLMSTGIGLGIGVPHLRYKGVKEPCIVIGLQPQGIEDYESMDGEPVKILVLILVGEGQHREYLRILSGVVKALKREEVRKALLSARSPEEVVDVLKREDD, from the coding sequence ATGACGTTTAGCAGGTATCTCTCACACGACAGGGTGGTCTTCCTGTCTGCGCGATCCAAGGACGAGGCCCTCAAAGCCCTCGTCTCCCGGCTCGCGGGTGCGGTCTCACCCTTCGAACCCGATGACCTCCTCGAGAGGCTCCACGAACGTGAGGGCCTCATGAGTACGGGCATCGGCCTCGGCATAGGGGTCCCCCACCTCCGCTACAAGGGAGTGAAGGAACCCTGTATCGTCATAGGCCTGCAACCGCAGGGAATCGAGGACTACGAGAGCATGGACGGTGAGCCGGTGAAGATCCTGGTGCTCATCCTCGTAGGAGAGGGCCAGCACCGCGAGTATCTCCGCATCCTCTCGGGAGTGGTGAAGGCCCTCAAGAGAGAAGAGGTGCGAAAGGCCCTCCTTTCGGCCCGCTCCCCCGAGGAAGTGGTGGATGTCCTGAAGCGGGAGGACGACTGA
- a CDS encoding PTS sugar transporter subunit IIA — protein MLDEYPPILTTEEVARILRLSERTVLKFAREGTIPAMKVGGQFRFSRDKLAEWIERQMAGGEFALWERLPQWHGGVAELLSPECVLTGFSATREEEAFQKMVDAAFRAGRVKDPEELVRLVLIRERQCSTVMRPGVAFPHPRAVGPEVVPEYALVLAISPEGVPFSDAPGDGDVHFIALFAIPSLQLHLKILAALGELFSHEEVQERLLSARSPQEVISHITSYEKEREKDDV, from the coding sequence ATGCTTGATGAATATCCTCCCATCCTCACCACCGAGGAAGTGGCGCGCATCCTCAGGCTCAGCGAACGCACGGTGCTCAAGTTCGCCCGTGAGGGGACCATCCCCGCCATGAAGGTGGGGGGACAGTTCCGTTTCAGCAGGGACAAGCTCGCCGAGTGGATCGAGAGACAGATGGCGGGCGGTGAGTTCGCCCTGTGGGAGCGTCTTCCCCAGTGGCACGGAGGGGTGGCGGAACTCCTCTCGCCCGAGTGCGTGCTGACGGGATTCTCGGCGACAAGAGAAGAGGAAGCCTTCCAGAAGATGGTGGACGCGGCCTTCAGGGCCGGGAGGGTGAAGGATCCGGAGGAGCTCGTGCGCCTCGTGCTCATACGGGAGCGCCAGTGCTCCACGGTGATGCGGCCGGGGGTCGCCTTCCCGCACCCCCGCGCCGTGGGCCCCGAGGTGGTGCCGGAGTACGCGCTCGTGCTCGCCATAAGCCCCGAGGGTGTGCCTTTCAGCGATGCACCGGGGGACGGCGACGTACACTTCATCGCACTCTTCGCCATCCCCAGTCTGCAGCTTCACCTGAAGATCCTCGCGGCCCTGGGGGAACTCTTCTCCCATGAAGAAGTGCAGGAGAGGCTCCTCTCTGCACGCAGCCCCCAGGAGGTGATCTCCCATATCACCTCGTACGAGAAGGAGAGGGAGAAAGATGACGTTTAG
- a CDS encoding helix-turn-helix transcriptional regulator — MAHHRGEGTKTTRFFDLMNLLSSAPRSRRDLAERLGVSFSTITRYLQDLERMGYPLEYGRGSRGEALVSLKKVELPFSREEIVWLYNAALLMAAHLDRECALAAGMLAKIADRLTVAPSWFRALLREEADRMRSRRPSSPPVDEIFNTVSRAWLEGTMIELTYQAPHKPEKTYLCGILGIRPNLVGRSYYLITWCPELGDLRTFRVDRIRRVRQQGFTRFEPPRGIDLTARLSSAWNVWWGEEEEEVVLRFSRDVAYRVVETQWHEREEKAPQADGSIIWRARISEPREMLPWIRGWGKDVEVLSPQWLRENLAQEARAMYELYWGKCGEK; from the coding sequence GTGGCGCACCATCGCGGTGAAGGCACCAAGACCACCCGTTTTTTCGACCTCATGAACCTCCTTTCCTCGGCACCGAGGAGCAGGAGAGACCTCGCGGAGCGGCTCGGCGTGAGCTTCTCCACCATCACCCGCTATCTCCAGGATCTCGAGCGGATGGGCTATCCCCTCGAGTACGGGAGGGGGAGTCGGGGTGAGGCCCTCGTGTCGCTCAAGAAAGTGGAACTCCCCTTCTCCCGCGAGGAGATCGTCTGGCTCTACAACGCCGCCCTCCTCATGGCCGCCCACCTCGACAGGGAGTGCGCCCTCGCAGCCGGCATGCTCGCCAAGATCGCCGACCGCCTCACCGTGGCCCCCTCCTGGTTCCGGGCCCTCCTCAGGGAGGAGGCCGATCGCATGAGATCGCGCCGACCCTCCTCGCCTCCGGTGGACGAGATATTCAACACCGTCTCGCGCGCCTGGCTCGAAGGCACCATGATCGAGCTCACCTACCAGGCCCCTCACAAGCCGGAGAAGACCTACCTCTGCGGCATCCTCGGCATCAGGCCCAACCTGGTGGGTCGGAGCTACTACCTCATCACCTGGTGTCCCGAGCTCGGCGACCTGCGCACCTTCAGGGTGGACAGGATCCGTCGGGTGCGCCAGCAGGGCTTCACCCGGTTCGAGCCCCCTCGCGGCATCGACCTCACCGCGCGCCTCTCCTCCGCCTGGAACGTGTGGTGGGGTGAGGAAGAGGAAGAGGTGGTGCTCCGTTTCTCCAGGGACGTGGCCTACCGGGTGGTGGAGACACAGTGGCACGAGCGCGAGGAAAAAGCGCCTCAAGCCGACGGCAGCATCATCTGGCGTGCCCGCATCAGCGAGCCGCGCGAGATGCTCCCCTGGATACGAGGGTGGGGCAAAGACGTGGAAGTCCTGTCCCCCCAATGGCTCCGTGAAAACCTCGCTCAGGAAGCCAGAGCCATGTATGAGCTGTATTGGGGAAAATGCGGGGAAAAGTGA
- a CDS encoding IS3 family transposase (programmed frameshift) has protein sequence MKKRTWTTEEKLAIVLEGLRGERQIAEICREHQISQTMYYRWRDRFLEGGTRALADGRKEKDTYRAKIEQLEKIIAKQAIQIEILKKNEGAVGEIEAVERLVGEGYRVKDACEALGVSRSRYYARRKRGQKVGKKREEKERDDGRLMEKIRDLVGEHPYWGYRRVAWWLRRREGEEVSEKRVRGLMKGAGLMCRREKKKARRGSGRGKPVARRPREWWGIDMTKVLVKGIGWVYLVIVLDWYTKKLVGWKVSVRGRSEEWCAAMEMAVEREFPEGVRGRGLRLVSDNGSQPLSRSFMKAMEVLGIEQVFTSYNNPKGNADTERMIRTMKEELLWLREWEHVGELEEAVRGWAEEYNQHYVHSALGYRSPEEYEALWAQMQGEEVA, from the exons ATGAAGAAGCGGACATGGACCACTGAAGAGAAACTTGCGATCGTCCTGGAAGGACTCCGAGGCGAACGGCAGATCGCCGAGATCTGCCGGGAACACCAGATCAGCCAGACGATGTACTACCGATGGCGGGACAGGTTTCTGGAAGGGGGCACGAGAGCCCTTGCAGACGGCAGGAAGGAGAAGGACACCTATCGAGCGAAGATAGAGCAGCTTGAGAAGATCATAGCGAAGCAGGCGATCCAGATCGAGATACTAAA AAAAAACGAAGGAGCTGTTGGGGAGATAGAGGCAGTGGAGCGGCTGGTGGGGGAAGGGTACCGGGTGAAGGATGCGTGTGAGGCACTTGGCGTGAGTCGGAGCCGGTACTATGCGAGGAGGAAAAGGGGGCAGAAGGTGGGGAAGAAGCGGGAGGAGAAGGAGAGGGACGATGGGCGGCTTATGGAGAAGATCAGGGATCTTGTGGGGGAGCATCCGTACTGGGGGTACAGGCGGGTGGCGTGGTGGTTGAGGAGGCGGGAGGGGGAGGAGGTGAGCGAGAAGCGGGTGAGAGGACTTATGAAGGGTGCGGGGCTTATGTGTAGACGGGAGAAGAAGAAAGCGAGACGTGGGAGTGGGCGAGGGAAGCCGGTGGCGAGGAGACCGAGGGAGTGGTGGGGGATCGACATGACGAAGGTGCTGGTGAAAGGGATAGGATGGGTCTATCTCGTGATCGTACTTGACTGGTACACGAAGAAGCTGGTGGGGTGGAAGGTGTCGGTGAGGGGGAGGAGTGAGGAGTGGTGTGCGGCGATGGAGATGGCGGTGGAGCGGGAGTTTCCCGAGGGGGTGAGGGGGAGAGGGCTTCGGCTGGTGAGTGACAACGGGAGCCAACCGTTGAGCCGGTCGTTCATGAAGGCGATGGAGGTATTGGGGATCGAACAGGTGTTCACGAGCTACAACAATCCGAAGGGGAATGCGGACACGGAGCGGATGATACGGACGATGAAGGAGGAGCTGTTGTGGCTGCGGGAGTGGGAGCACGTGGGGGAGCTGGAGGAGGCGGTGAGGGGATGGGCGGAGGAGTACAACCAGCACTATGTCCACAGTGCGCTAGGGTACAGGAGCCCCGAGGAATATGAGGCCCTTTGGGCGCAGATGCAAGGAGAGGAGGTCGCATGA
- a CDS encoding chemotaxis protein CheX: MKISEVHLDYLKELMNMGVGRAARVLGSLLNAPIELKVPEIYIYTKAEILKEFSAFPGDRISSVLLPFDGAFTGLAFLLFPPQSAQHLISLLVQEMDEDEDLDEIRAGTLSEIGNIVLNSIMGTFSNFFSSHIQYTVPSYTESRPEELFQHYTKAHKEYSFLLARTRFTVSSLNIEGDIVILMEVTPFQHLLKEIDAHYESIVRKK, encoded by the coding sequence ATGAAGATATCCGAGGTCCATCTGGACTACCTCAAGGAACTCATGAACATGGGGGTGGGAAGGGCAGCCCGGGTGCTCGGCAGTCTCCTCAACGCCCCCATCGAGCTGAAGGTTCCGGAGATCTACATATACACCAAGGCGGAGATCCTCAAGGAGTTCTCGGCCTTTCCCGGGGATCGTATCTCCTCGGTGCTCCTCCCCTTCGACGGGGCCTTCACCGGCCTCGCCTTCCTCCTCTTCCCTCCCCAGAGTGCACAGCACCTCATCAGTCTCCTCGTCCAGGAGATGGACGAGGATGAAGACCTGGACGAGATCAGGGCGGGCACGCTCTCGGAGATCGGCAACATCGTCCTCAACTCCATCATGGGTACCTTCTCCAACTTCTTCTCCTCGCACATTCAGTACACCGTACCGAGCTACACCGAATCACGGCCCGAAGAGCTCTTCCAACACTACACCAAGGCCCACAAGGAGTATTCGTTCCTCCTCGCGAGGACCAGGTTCACGGTGAGCTCGCTCAACATAGAAGGCGACATCGTCATCCTCATGGAGGTGACCCCGTTCCAGCATCTCCTCAAGGAGATAGACGCACACTACGAGAGCATCGTGCGGAAGAAATGA
- a CDS encoding chemotaxis protein CheX — translation MTREELKAVVDCTTRYFSTVTPHPATIGVPFIKRKEQAFFLDYTGMIGISGSRKGGIYLTASGGMLWNLGHLILSEEVMEEELLMDIAGEVANTVAGNLREAFGPEFMISVPLVVRGVPDDLLIHVQSPVYIIPILWEGFQSFLGVGLDPA, via the coding sequence ATGACCAGGGAGGAACTCAAGGCCGTGGTGGACTGCACCACGCGGTACTTCTCCACGGTGACCCCGCACCCCGCCACCATAGGGGTGCCGTTCATCAAGAGAAAGGAACAGGCCTTCTTCCTCGACTACACCGGCATGATCGGCATCTCGGGATCGAGGAAGGGGGGCATCTACCTCACCGCATCGGGGGGCATGCTCTGGAACCTGGGCCACCTCATCCTCTCGGAGGAGGTGATGGAGGAGGAGCTGCTCATGGACATCGCAGGCGAGGTGGCCAACACCGTGGCAGGCAACCTGCGAGAGGCCTTCGGCCCCGAGTTCATGATCTCCGTGCCCCTCGTGGTGCGGGGCGTACCCGACGACCTCCTCATCCACGTACAGTCGCCCGTGTACATCATCCCCATCCTGTGGGAAGGGTTCCAGAGCTTCCTCGGCGTGGGCCTCGATCCCGCCTGA
- a CDS encoding secondary thiamine-phosphate synthase enzyme YjbQ — protein MKSYRKELWFNTPGRVAFINITPQIEEAVRESGVKEGLCLVNAMHITASVFINDDEPGLHQDYRDWLEELAPHEPTSRYRHNRTGEDNGDAHLKRQIMGREVVVAITDGRLDFGPWEQIFYGEFDGRRPKRVLMKIIGE, from the coding sequence ATGAAGAGCTACCGCAAGGAACTCTGGTTCAACACCCCCGGCAGGGTCGCCTTCATCAACATCACCCCCCAGATCGAAGAAGCCGTACGGGAGAGCGGGGTGAAGGAAGGCCTCTGCCTGGTGAACGCCATGCACATCACCGCGAGCGTGTTCATCAACGACGACGAACCGGGCCTCCACCAGGACTACAGGGACTGGCTCGAAGAGCTCGCACCCCACGAACCCACAAGCCGGTACCGGCACAACCGCACCGGCGAAGACAACGGTGACGCCCACCTCAAACGCCAGATCATGGGGAGGGAGGTCGTGGTGGCCATCACCGACGGACGACTCGACTTCGGCCCGTGGGAGCAGATCTTCTATGGCGAGTTCGACGGCAGACGGCCGAAACGCGTCCTCATGAAGATCATCGGGGAATGA
- a CDS encoding cation:proton antiporter: protein MEVFHDLVSRISVEQLNVLLLLGVVLFGGTIGAVYFKKARIPQVIAYILLGILVGKSGLRLFSEDFLSSFEPFNYLALGLISFALGGELDLSLLKKHGKVLTWVLFLEVFGAFIMVGTGFFLLGRLFFDPTTSLVIALLAGSISSATAAAGTTDVVWEYRAKGVLTTTLLGIIALDDVLALLLFAITSSISFALMGVSANLVVTIGRPFYEIGGATLLGWVAAWLLSRQLAQYTEEERIFVFTTGMVVLVLGLSLALDLDMLMAATVMGFALRQYAPRKTEVILRLLEKFAGPIYLLFFVFVGASLEVASISLSALVFIAAFLLFRIGGKTVGTRMGAWISGAPEKVGRYLPLCLLSQSGVAIGLSLIAYQRFPGTIGQTILVVVTTTVFVVQLVGPALVKVALEKAGEAGLNVTEEDILTRHRVADVLPADRAVVPNTIRLSELLRLYAEHDWNVWAVVDAEDRYRGVVGFENLREALAEPELQEFVIAEDILTPFPETVHPHTPLHEALRIMRRRNVDFLPVLDDRGHVLGILEERMVRHFVRRELLSAQARTGL, encoded by the coding sequence ATGGAGGTGTTCCACGATCTGGTCTCACGTATCTCCGTCGAACAGCTCAACGTCCTCCTCCTTCTGGGCGTGGTCCTCTTCGGCGGCACCATCGGGGCCGTGTACTTCAAGAAGGCACGCATCCCCCAGGTCATCGCCTACATCCTCCTGGGCATCCTCGTGGGGAAGAGCGGCCTGCGGCTCTTCTCCGAAGACTTCCTCTCCTCGTTCGAACCGTTCAACTACCTCGCCCTGGGGCTCATCAGCTTCGCCCTGGGCGGCGAACTCGACCTCTCGCTCCTCAAGAAACACGGGAAGGTCCTCACCTGGGTCCTCTTCCTCGAGGTCTTCGGCGCCTTCATCATGGTGGGCACCGGCTTCTTCCTCCTCGGACGACTCTTCTTCGATCCGACGACCTCGCTGGTGATCGCCCTGCTCGCCGGGTCCATCTCTTCGGCCACGGCCGCAGCCGGCACCACCGACGTGGTGTGGGAATACCGGGCGAAAGGCGTGCTCACCACCACCCTTCTGGGGATCATTGCCCTCGATGACGTGCTCGCCCTTCTCCTTTTTGCGATAACCTCCAGTATCTCCTTTGCACTTATGGGGGTTTCCGCCAACCTCGTTGTAACTATAGGCCGACCCTTCTATGAGATAGGAGGAGCTACTCTGCTCGGTTGGGTGGCAGCATGGCTCCTCTCTCGACAGCTCGCACAATACACCGAAGAGGAGCGTATCTTTGTGTTCACCACCGGCATGGTCGTGTTGGTCTTGGGCCTCTCCCTTGCCCTCGACCTCGACATGCTCATGGCCGCCACCGTGATGGGGTTTGCCCTGCGCCAGTATGCGCCGCGCAAGACCGAGGTCATCCTCCGGCTCCTCGAGAAGTTCGCAGGTCCCATCTACCTGCTCTTCTTTGTCTTCGTCGGTGCGAGCCTCGAGGTGGCGAGCATCTCCCTCTCGGCCCTTGTGTTCATCGCGGCCTTCCTGCTCTTCCGGATAGGGGGGAAGACGGTCGGCACACGCATGGGCGCCTGGATAAGCGGGGCACCCGAGAAGGTGGGACGCTACCTCCCCCTCTGTCTCTTGAGCCAGTCGGGTGTCGCCATCGGCCTTTCCCTCATCGCATATCAGCGCTTTCCCGGGACCATTGGCCAGACCATCCTCGTGGTGGTGACCACCACGGTCTTCGTGGTCCAGCTTGTGGGACCTGCGCTCGTGAAGGTGGCGCTCGAGAAGGCCGGTGAGGCCGGGCTCAACGTGACGGAGGAGGACATCCTCACGCGTCACAGAGTCGCCGACGTGCTTCCCGCGGACAGGGCCGTGGTGCCCAACACGATCCGGCTCTCGGAGCTCCTCAGGCTCTATGCCGAACACGACTGGAACGTGTGGGCCGTGGTCGATGCCGAGGATCGGTACCGGGGTGTGGTGGGCTTCGAGAACCTGCGCGAGGCCCTCGCCGAGCCTGAGCTCCAGGAGTTCGTCATCGCCGAGGACATCCTCACCCCTTTCCCCGAGACCGTCCACCCCCACACCCCGCTCCATGAAGCCCTCCGCATCATGCGTCGCCGCAACGTGGACTTCCTTCCCGTGCTGGACGATCGAGGACACGTCCTGGGCATACTCGAGGAACGGATGGTGCGCCACTTCGTGAGACGGGAGCTCCTCAGCGCCCAGGCGAGGACAGGGCTCTAA
- a CDS encoding response regulator yields the protein MAKTVLVVDDALLARKIARKILEKEGYQVEEAEGGQEAISMLEAQRPDVLLLDLLMPGMDGIQVLEELAKRRVSVPTIVVSADTQESTKQRCIQLGAKVFLNKPLTEEELKKALQEVSQ from the coding sequence ATGGCGAAGACGGTACTGGTCGTCGACGATGCGCTTCTCGCCCGGAAGATCGCACGAAAGATCCTCGAAAAAGAGGGCTATCAGGTGGAGGAAGCGGAGGGCGGACAGGAAGCCATCTCCATGCTGGAGGCCCAGCGCCCCGACGTGCTCCTCCTCGATCTCCTCATGCCGGGGATGGACGGCATCCAGGTCCTGGAAGAACTCGCAAAGAGGCGCGTCTCCGTGCCCACCATCGTGGTGTCCGCGGACACCCAGGAGAGCACGAAGCAGCGGTGCATCCAGCTGGGAGCCAAGGTGTTTCTCAACAAGCCGCTCACCGAGGAGGAGTTGAAAAAGGCCTTACAAGAGGTGTCCCAATGA
- a CDS encoding sensor domain-containing diguanylate cyclase, translating to MSREETRDTTILHLPAELFNAVSVGLLILTEEWKVRAWNHRMQEFTGIEEERVVGRDLREFLPEFKKEKYQVLLNIVFTDGAPVILSPQLHRKLYVPAPIYPEAPLQERFFFTTIAPASLEGLPCAVFTVQDVTDLVKRIQLYKEMKDRALVEIERRKRVEEQLLAINKKLERSARTDPLTGLGNRREMEERLDAEIGRALRTGSPFSIIMADIDNFKTFNDTYGHDCGDYILVKLAQLFKQSLRRQDSISRWGGEEFLILLPDTRKEGALVVAEKLRTRVGETPFLFAGKEHNVTLTFGVSTFDETSHTVYEYIKRADQALLVGKASGKNCVRFL from the coding sequence ATGAGCAGAGAAGAGACAAGGGACACCACGATCCTCCACCTCCCGGCTGAACTCTTCAACGCGGTTTCGGTGGGGCTCCTGATCCTCACCGAGGAATGGAAGGTGCGCGCCTGGAACCACAGGATGCAGGAGTTCACCGGTATAGAAGAGGAACGCGTGGTGGGGAGAGACCTTCGGGAGTTCCTGCCCGAGTTCAAGAAGGAGAAGTACCAGGTGCTCCTCAACATCGTCTTCACGGACGGCGCACCGGTGATCCTCTCCCCCCAACTCCACAGGAAGCTCTACGTACCCGCCCCCATCTACCCCGAGGCCCCTCTCCAGGAACGGTTCTTCTTCACCACCATCGCCCCCGCATCCCTGGAGGGACTTCCCTGTGCCGTGTTCACCGTACAGGACGTCACCGATCTGGTGAAGCGTATACAACTCTACAAGGAGATGAAGGACCGCGCCCTGGTGGAGATAGAGCGACGCAAGCGGGTGGAGGAGCAGCTCCTCGCCATCAACAAGAAGCTCGAACGGTCGGCCCGCACCGATCCACTCACCGGGCTGGGAAACCGCAGGGAGATGGAGGAGCGACTGGATGCCGAGATCGGGAGGGCCCTGCGTACGGGCTCGCCGTTCTCCATCATCATGGCCGACATCGACAACTTCAAAACATTCAACGACACCTACGGCCATGACTGCGGGGACTACATCCTGGTGAAGCTCGCACAGCTGTTCAAGCAGAGCCTCAGACGACAGGACTCGATCTCCCGATGGGGGGGAGAGGAGTTCCTCATCCTCCTGCCGGACACGAGGAAGGAAGGCGCCCTCGTGGTGGCCGAGAAGCTGAGGACTCGTGTGGGAGAGACCCCCTTCCTCTTCGCGGGGAAGGAACACAACGTGACCCTCACCTTCGGGGTCTCCACCTTCGACGAGACATCGCACACGGTCTATGAGTACATAAAGCGGGCCGATCAAGCCCTCCTGGTGGGAAAGGCCTCTGGAAAAAACTGCGTCCGTTTCCTATGA
- a CDS encoding response regulator, producing the protein MKKALVVDDSRTIRNLLAGILEEMGIEVAGFAADGEEAIVAFQRIRPDLVTLDITMPRADGLLCLERMKQFDPRTAIVIISALSDERTALTALKKGAAGFIKKPFTPEEVKRTLSHVLEVTA; encoded by the coding sequence ATGAAGAAGGCGCTCGTGGTCGACGACTCCCGAACCATACGGAACCTGCTCGCCGGGATCCTCGAGGAGATGGGGATAGAGGTCGCGGGCTTCGCCGCCGACGGAGAGGAGGCCATCGTGGCCTTCCAGCGGATCCGTCCCGACCTGGTCACCCTCGACATCACCATGCCCCGGGCGGACGGGCTCCTGTGTCTCGAACGCATGAAGCAATTCGACCCGCGCACCGCCATCGTCATCATAAGCGCGCTCTCCGACGAACGCACCGCCCTCACCGCACTCAAGAAAGGGGCCGCAGGATTCATCAAGAAACCCTTCACCCCCGAGGAGGTGAAGCGCACCCTCTCACACGTCCTGGAGGTGACCGCATGA